CGTTCCGAAAACAATTCCGGGCTTGAACGCATTCCATTCGGGTAAAAGTGCCATGCACATCCCAAGCGCAAACAAAACACCCGAAATTGTGCCCAACATCATGGCAACAAAACTGCTTTTTTTCATAATAAAACCTCCAAAAATATATTTGTATTAAAACAACACTTGTCTTTTTAATACAATTATAGTATAATGGAGCAGGTGGAAAAATTCAATCATCAATTTCGCAACAAGTGTTGGGATAATGGAGGCATATATGAACGTTAAAAACAATAAAAGACGAAGAGGATCGGTGGAAAAAATAGAAAAAGCATTCATCAATATGCTTCAGGATAAAAATATAAATCAGATTTCGGTAACCGATATCTGCAAAGCAACAAACTTGAACCGTAGTACCTTTTATGCGAATTTTTTAGATGTATATGACCTGGCAGACCGATTGCGTGAAAAGCTGGAACAGGATTTTAACGCGCAGTTTCAGGACGGGGCAAGCCGGGATGCGGAAACTATGTTTAAGCACATATATGAAAATCAGATTTTCTATAAAATATATTTTAAATTAGGATATGATGATAAGCATCAGGCGTTTGTGT
This genomic window from Clostridia bacterium contains:
- a CDS encoding TetR/AcrR family transcriptional regulator yields the protein MNVKNNKRRRGSVEKIEKAFINMLQDKNINQISVTDICKATNLNRSTFYANFLDVYDLADRLREKLEQDFNAQFQDGASRDAETMFKHIYENQIFYKIYFKLGYDDKHQAFVYDTVRAENDFQGKNIKYHIEFFRNGLNSIIKMWLAEGCKETPEEMAAILKSEYKGR